In Massilia violaceinigra, one DNA window encodes the following:
- a CDS encoding ABC transporter ATP-binding protein, whose translation MLLQVDNLRIAFRVDKHTTVEAVRGVSFAVPRNATVALVGESGSGKSVSSLAVMGLLAPETTLIDPASRIVFDGRDLLALPARERRRLCGKEIAMIFQEPMSSLNPVLTVGYQIGEVLRLHMGMSAKQARARTLALLDEVGMPDPAHKIDANPGQLSGGQQQRVMIAMAIACEPALLIADEPTTALDVTIQKQIMALIVRLQQQRAMSVLFITHDLGLVSEIADHVIVMRHGEVREQGLVRQVLDQPADAYTRALLHCRPRLERRPLRLPVLDDYPDDQVEVREQAAGAQRERGYADGDEEVLVVRNLSKSFYAREGLFGKRELRAVSDVSFTLARGKTLGVVGESGSGKTTVGLTLLRLHQATGGTAIFDGKDLIGMPAREFMAYKRRIQIVFQNPYASLNPRFTVGQILLEPMRIHGIGAGDGERTAMALQLLDKVGLPAQAMQRYPHEFSGGQRQRIAIARCLTMRPEILVCDESVSALDVSVQAQVLNLLQDLQDEYRMSYIFISHDLSVVKYMADRVMVMRAGSVVEMADSDELYRNPQRAYTKALLGAIPRT comes from the coding sequence ATGCTGCTTCAAGTAGACAATCTGCGCATTGCCTTTCGCGTCGACAAGCACACCACGGTCGAGGCGGTGCGCGGCGTCTCGTTCGCGGTGCCGCGCAACGCGACCGTGGCGCTGGTGGGCGAATCGGGCAGCGGCAAGTCGGTCAGCTCGCTGGCGGTGATGGGTTTGCTGGCGCCGGAAACGACGCTGATCGATCCGGCCTCGCGCATCGTGTTCGACGGGCGCGACTTGCTGGCGCTGCCGGCGCGCGAGCGGCGCCGCCTGTGCGGCAAGGAAATCGCGATGATCTTCCAGGAGCCGATGTCCTCGCTCAATCCCGTGCTGACGGTCGGCTACCAGATCGGCGAAGTGCTGCGCCTGCACATGGGCATGAGCGCGAAGCAGGCGAGGGCGCGCACGCTGGCCTTGCTCGATGAAGTGGGCATGCCGGACCCTGCGCACAAGATCGACGCCAATCCCGGCCAGCTGTCGGGCGGCCAGCAGCAGCGCGTGATGATCGCGATGGCGATCGCGTGCGAGCCGGCCCTGCTGATCGCCGACGAGCCGACCACCGCGCTCGACGTCACCATCCAGAAGCAGATCATGGCCCTCATCGTCCGCCTGCAACAGCAGCGCGCCATGTCGGTGCTGTTCATCACGCACGACCTGGGACTGGTCAGCGAGATTGCCGACCACGTCATCGTGATGCGCCACGGCGAGGTGCGCGAGCAGGGCCTGGTGCGCCAGGTGCTGGACCAGCCGGCCGACGCCTACACGCGCGCGCTGCTGCACTGCCGCCCGCGGCTGGAACGGCGTCCGCTGCGCCTGCCGGTGCTGGACGATTATCCGGACGATCAGGTGGAAGTGCGCGAGCAGGCCGCCGGCGCCCAGCGCGAGCGCGGTTATGCGGACGGCGACGAGGAAGTGCTGGTCGTGCGCAACCTGAGCAAGAGTTTTTACGCGCGCGAAGGACTGTTCGGCAAGCGCGAGCTGCGCGCCGTGAGCGACGTGTCGTTCACCCTGGCGCGCGGCAAGACGCTGGGCGTGGTGGGCGAGTCGGGTTCGGGCAAGACCACGGTCGGACTGACCCTGCTGCGCCTGCACCAGGCCACGGGCGGCACGGCGATCTTCGACGGCAAGGACCTGATCGGCATGCCGGCGCGCGAATTCATGGCGTACAAGCGGCGCATCCAGATCGTGTTTCAAAATCCCTACGCCTCGCTCAACCCGCGCTTCACGGTGGGGCAGATCCTGCTCGAACCGATGCGCATTCACGGCATCGGCGCGGGCGATGGCGAGCGCACGGCCATGGCGCTGCAACTGCTCGACAAGGTGGGATTGCCGGCGCAGGCGATGCAGCGCTATCCGCACGAGTTTTCGGGCGGGCAGCGGCAGCGCATCGCCATTGCGCGCTGCCTGACCATGCGTCCGGAGATTCTGGTGTGCGACGAATCGGTGTCTGCGCTCGACGTCTCGGTGCAGGCGCAGGTACTCAATCTGCTGCAGGACCTGCAAGACGAATACCGCATGAGTTACATCTTCATTTCGCACGACCTGTCGGTGGTGAAATACATGGCCGACCGGGTCATGGTGATGCGCGCCGGCAGCGTGGTGGAGATGGCCGATTCCGACGAGCTGTACCGCAATCCGCAGCGTGCGTACACCAAGGCACTGCTGGGAGCGATTCCGCGCACGTAA
- a CDS encoding VTT domain-containing protein: MPNLIELLQVYGVLIVFAIVLVEQIGLPIPAFPILIVAGALAAGGEISWPVCLAASVGACLISDVFWFNAGRFYGKRILRLLCKISLSPDYCVSQTEDRFNRFGPKSLMVAKFVPGFNIIASPMSGALGVSTPRFLAFSMTGSLLWSGTGIAIGAIFHKSVDKVLVMLEDMGSTALMVLLTLLALFVLYKYIERRRFRQGMQIERISMSELVQLIHGGQQPIIIDARSITAQQLEQAVPGALIYNACAPESFMALLDKDRHIVVYCSCPNDVTAAQVAKELISKGYHRARPLHGGLDAWNAHHTGRSDPLTVHAG, encoded by the coding sequence ATGCCCAATCTTATCGAATTGCTCCAGGTCTACGGTGTGCTCATCGTGTTTGCCATCGTGCTGGTCGAGCAAATCGGACTGCCGATTCCCGCTTTCCCGATCCTGATCGTGGCCGGTGCGCTGGCCGCGGGCGGCGAGATCAGCTGGCCTGTGTGCCTGGCCGCCAGCGTCGGCGCGTGTCTGATCAGCGACGTGTTCTGGTTCAACGCCGGACGCTTTTACGGCAAGCGCATCCTGCGGCTGTTGTGCAAGATTTCGCTCTCCCCCGACTACTGCGTCAGCCAGACCGAAGACCGCTTCAACCGCTTCGGTCCCAAGTCGTTGATGGTCGCCAAATTCGTTCCGGGCTTCAATATCATCGCCTCGCCCATGTCCGGCGCGCTGGGCGTGAGCACGCCGCGCTTTCTGGCCTTCAGCATGACCGGCAGCCTGCTGTGGAGCGGCACCGGGATTGCCATTGGTGCCATCTTCCACAAGAGTGTCGACAAAGTGCTGGTCATGCTCGAAGACATGGGCAGCACCGCCCTGATGGTCCTGCTGACCTTGCTCGCATTGTTCGTTTTGTACAAGTACATCGAGCGGCGCCGCTTCCGCCAGGGCATGCAGATCGAGCGCATCAGCATGAGCGAGCTGGTCCAGCTGATCCACGGCGGGCAGCAGCCGATCATCATCGACGCGCGCAGCATTACCGCCCAGCAGCTCGAACAAGCCGTGCCCGGCGCGCTGATCTACAACGCCTGCGCGCCCGAGAGCTTCATGGCGCTGCTCGACAAGGACCGCCACATTGTCGTCTATTGCAGTTGCCCCAACGATGTCACGGCGGCCCAGGTCGCCAAGGAGCTCATTTCCAAGGGCTATCACCGCGCCCGGCCCCTGCATGGCGGACTGGACGCGTGGAACGCCCACCACACCGGGCGGAGCGACCCCCTCACTGTCCACGCGGGCTGA
- a CDS encoding glucokinase: MTQQYTAPSSVSPSPGYADGPRLLADIGGTNARFALETAPGQTGLIAVLPCADYPTLAEALRAYLGSPKVLAAGVGALRHAALAIANPITGDLVRMTNHHWEFSIAALRLECGFETLEVVNDFTALARALPHLADTQKLQIGGGVARARTPLGLVGAGTGLGVSGLIPAGDSWTALLSEGGHVTFSPANETEVAILQFAWRQYEHVSAERLLSGDGIELIYRALAHHTGQVAQELDAPEISRRALAGECALCDQAIEAFCGMLGTVAGNLAITLGAQGGIYIGGGIVPRLGERFARSCFRSRFEHKGRFVNYLAQVPTFVITAEYPAFLGVSAILAEKLGS; the protein is encoded by the coding sequence ATGACTCAGCAATACACCGCGCCATCTTCCGTTTCCCCGTCCCCAGGCTATGCTGACGGGCCGCGCCTGCTGGCTGACATCGGCGGCACCAACGCCCGCTTCGCGCTGGAGACTGCGCCCGGGCAGACCGGGCTGATCGCGGTTCTGCCCTGTGCCGACTATCCGACCCTGGCAGAGGCCCTGCGCGCCTACCTCGGCTCGCCGAAGGTGCTTGCCGCCGGCGTGGGCGCCTTGCGTCACGCCGCGCTGGCCATTGCCAATCCGATTACGGGTGACCTGGTGCGCATGACCAACCATCACTGGGAGTTCTCGATCGCCGCGTTGCGGCTCGAGTGCGGCTTCGAGACGCTGGAAGTGGTCAATGACTTTACCGCGCTGGCGCGTGCCTTGCCGCACCTTGCCGATACCCAGAAGCTGCAGATTGGCGGCGGCGTGGCGCGTGCGCGTACGCCGCTGGGGCTGGTCGGCGCCGGAACCGGGCTGGGCGTGTCGGGACTGATTCCGGCCGGCGACAGCTGGACAGCGTTGCTCAGCGAAGGCGGACACGTGACGTTTTCGCCGGCCAACGAGACCGAAGTTGCTATTTTGCAATTCGCGTGGCGCCAGTACGAGCACGTATCGGCCGAGCGCCTGCTGTCGGGCGATGGCATCGAGCTGATCTACCGCGCGCTGGCGCACCATACGGGGCAGGTGGCGCAGGAGCTCGATGCTCCCGAGATCTCGCGGCGCGCGCTGGCGGGGGAGTGCGCCCTGTGCGACCAGGCGATCGAAGCCTTCTGCGGCATGCTGGGCACGGTGGCGGGCAATCTTGCGATTACGCTCGGTGCGCAGGGCGGTATCTATATAGGTGGCGGCATTGTGCCGCGGCTGGGCGAGCGCTTTGCGCGGTCGTGCTTCCGCAGTCGCTTCGAGCATAAGGGGCGCTTCGTCAACTATCTGGCGCAAGTGCCGACGTTCGTCATCACAGCTGAATATCCCGCCTTCCTCGGCGTCTCCGCCATCCTCGCGGAAAAGCTCGGCAGCTAA
- the scpB gene encoding SMC-Scp complex subunit ScpB, with product MNTDEAKRVLETALLCAREPMSIHGMKKLFVDVDDHGRPMGAGVGADTIKIMLEELRRDWSERGIEIVSLASGWRFQSRPEMKQYLDRLSPEKPQKYSRATLETLAIIAYRQPVTRGDIEEIRGVAVNSQTIKMLEDRGWIDAIGHREVIGRPALLGTTKQFLDDLGLNSLSQLPPLQQISDMQGGLEMEALEAALQENFDKAAASEAANDDGAGSGDAQEAFPPAVADAAGSDTSSLEVLIHDPAPEITVDAAPGQHNQETNNESN from the coding sequence ATGAATACTGATGAGGCCAAACGGGTCCTCGAAACCGCTTTGCTCTGTGCGCGCGAGCCCATGTCGATTCACGGCATGAAGAAGCTGTTCGTCGATGTCGATGACCATGGCCGCCCGATGGGCGCCGGGGTCGGCGCCGATACCATCAAGATCATGCTCGAGGAATTGCGCCGCGACTGGAGCGAGCGCGGTATCGAAATCGTCAGCCTGGCCAGCGGCTGGCGCTTCCAGAGCCGCCCGGAAATGAAGCAGTACCTCGATCGCCTGAGCCCGGAAAAGCCGCAGAAGTATTCGCGCGCCACCCTGGAAACGCTGGCGATCATCGCTTACCGTCAGCCTGTCACTCGCGGCGATATCGAAGAAATACGTGGCGTTGCCGTTAATTCGCAGACGATCAAGATGCTGGAAGACCGCGGCTGGATCGATGCCATCGGCCACCGCGAAGTGATCGGCCGCCCGGCCTTGCTGGGCACGACCAAGCAGTTCCTTGACGATTTGGGGTTGAATTCGCTGTCCCAGCTGCCTCCGTTGCAGCAAATCAGCGACATGCAGGGCGGTCTCGAAATGGAAGCACTCGAGGCGGCCCTGCAGGAGAATTTTGATAAAGCGGCGGCCTCGGAGGCCGCAAACGACGATGGTGCAGGTAGCGGCGACGCGCAGGAGGCATTTCCTCCCGCCGTCGCGGATGCGGCCGGCTCCGATACTTCATCTCTTGAAGTCCTCATCCACGACCCTGCGCCGGAAATAACGGTTGACGCTGCGCCAGGTCAGCACAACCAAGAAACGAATAATGAATCCAACTAA
- a CDS encoding pseudouridine synthase has product MNPTKSTETSTADVTGMDEAVAKPKRRTKAQIEADAAAGTDAPKPKRAAAKKAVADVEAAAPAEAPVAKAPAKPRAKKAAAVEAPAVVAGESAPAAASTAAPAADTPAPAARKPRAPKAAATDAAQAPAADAAAPAADGTAPANQERGPRPPRGPRQMRELRGQREARIQMERAESGEPEVVAEAPAEPVARPERGPRPARSLDAKPRVKKNKKGNPGLQHHGKNKMNDADAAFSYVTSDAFDANDGGRAQPVKQVRRDLTSDDDAPKLHKVLAEAGLGSRRDMEDLIIAGRVSVNGEPAHIGQRILPTDAVRINGKLIHRKVTSKPPRVLVYHKPAGEIVSHDDPEGRPSVFDRLPTMKAGKWLAVGRLDFNTEGLLLFTTSGDLANRLMHPRYNIDREYAVRTLGELEEGMRQKLLAGVELDDGVASFTKIADGGGEGINKWYRVVIGEGRNREVRRMFEAIGLTVSRLIRTRYGIMTLPSNLKRGRWDEMEENTVRDLLAAFGVEKKGAGNDARGPKGRSDAKPRTDEDKRSDGNRIDRVDANRNADPFGPPNGRGGAGRGAGGRPQGRPGGAGGGMGGGMGGQARSAGGFDGQSRGQGQGRPQGDGQPRSARPQGDAQPRTGRPGGNGGNGGGAKGPRQPDPLQTTFGFGNAGGGNRRPQGPQGPRSADHGMPRRGRRG; this is encoded by the coding sequence ATGAATCCAACTAAATCGACAGAGACAAGTACCGCCGACGTAACAGGCATGGATGAGGCCGTGGCCAAGCCAAAACGCCGCACCAAGGCACAGATAGAGGCGGACGCCGCCGCCGGCACCGACGCGCCGAAACCGAAGCGCGCCGCCGCCAAGAAGGCCGTTGCCGACGTCGAGGCCGCCGCGCCCGCCGAGGCGCCAGTGGCCAAGGCCCCGGCCAAGCCGCGTGCTAAAAAAGCCGCTGCCGTTGAAGCGCCCGCCGTGGTAGCGGGCGAGTCCGCTCCGGCAGCCGCCAGCACCGCCGCGCCCGCAGCAGATACGCCAGCCCCGGCCGCCCGCAAGCCGCGCGCGCCGAAAGCAGCCGCCACCGATGCCGCGCAAGCTCCCGCCGCCGATGCCGCCGCCCCGGCCGCCGACGGCACCGCGCCTGCGAACCAGGAACGTGGCCCGCGTCCGCCACGCGGCCCGCGCCAGATGCGCGAACTGCGCGGCCAGCGCGAAGCCCGCATCCAGATGGAGCGCGCCGAATCGGGCGAGCCGGAAGTCGTCGCCGAAGCACCGGCCGAGCCGGTTGCCCGTCCCGAGCGCGGTCCGCGCCCGGCGCGCAGCCTCGATGCCAAGCCGCGCGTGAAAAAGAACAAAAAAGGCAATCCAGGCTTGCAGCATCACGGCAAGAACAAGATGAACGATGCCGATGCCGCGTTCTCGTACGTGACCTCGGACGCGTTCGACGCCAACGACGGCGGCCGCGCGCAGCCGGTCAAGCAGGTGCGCCGCGACCTGACCTCCGACGACGACGCGCCCAAGCTGCACAAGGTGCTGGCCGAAGCCGGCCTCGGTTCGCGCCGCGACATGGAAGACCTGATCATTGCCGGCCGCGTGTCGGTCAATGGCGAGCCGGCCCACATCGGCCAGCGCATCCTGCCGACCGACGCCGTGCGCATCAACGGCAAGCTGATTCACCGCAAGGTCACCAGCAAGCCGCCGCGCGTGCTGGTGTACCACAAGCCGGCCGGCGAAATCGTCAGCCATGACGATCCGGAAGGCCGTCCATCGGTGTTCGACCGCCTGCCGACCATGAAGGCCGGCAAATGGCTGGCCGTCGGCCGCCTCGACTTCAATACCGAAGGCTTGCTGTTGTTCACGACCTCGGGTGACCTGGCCAACCGCCTGATGCACCCGCGCTACAACATTGACCGCGAATACGCGGTGCGTACCCTGGGCGAGCTGGAAGAGGGCATGCGCCAGAAGCTGCTGGCCGGCGTCGAGCTCGACGACGGCGTGGCCTCGTTCACCAAGATCGCCGATGGCGGCGGTGAAGGCATCAACAAATGGTATCGCGTGGTCATCGGCGAAGGCCGCAACCGCGAGGTGCGCCGCATGTTCGAGGCGATCGGCCTGACCGTCTCGCGCCTGATCCGTACCCGCTACGGCATTATGACCCTGCCAAGCAACCTCAAGCGCGGTCGCTGGGATGAAATGGAAGAAAACACCGTGCGCGACCTGCTGGCCGCGTTCGGCGTCGAGAAAAAAGGCGCCGGCAATGACGCGCGCGGTCCGAAAGGCCGCAGCGACGCCAAGCCGCGCACCGACGAGGACAAGCGTTCCGATGGCAACCGCATCGACCGCGTCGACGCCAACCGCAATGCCGATCCGTTCGGTCCGCCAAATGGACGTGGCGGTGCGGGGCGCGGTGCCGGTGGCCGTCCGCAGGGGCGTCCAGGTGGTGCGGGCGGTGGGATGGGCGGCGGCATGGGCGGACAAGCGCGCAGTGCCGGCGGCTTCGATGGTCAGAGCCGTGGCCAGGGCCAGGGTCGCCCGCAGGGTGATGGGCAGCCGCGTTCGGCGCGTCCCCAGGGCGATGCGCAGCCGCGCACCGGCCGTCCCGGCGGCAATGGTGGCAATGGTGGCGGGGCCAAGGGGCCGCGCCAGCCGGATCCGCTGCAAACGACCTTCGGTTTCGGCAATGCAGGTGGCGGTAATCGCCGTCCGCAGGGTCCGCAAGGCCCGCGCAGCGCCGATCACGGCATGCCGCGTCGCGGTCGCCGCGGTTGA
- the rimP gene encoding ribosome maturation factor RimP, with translation MQQFELIAKTVSGLGYELVDVERGERGILRVYIDFTAADAAEKGPITVEDCATVSHQLSHVLTVENVSYERLEISSPGLDRPVRTLADFARFAGCECTVKLRVAMPGTADRKTYTGILQAPEGENIALEFESKDGPALLEFTLADLDKARLVPQVDFRSRKA, from the coding sequence TTGCAGCAGTTTGAATTAATCGCCAAGACAGTCAGTGGCCTGGGCTACGAACTCGTTGATGTCGAACGGGGCGAGCGCGGCATCCTGCGCGTGTATATCGATTTCACTGCAGCCGACGCGGCCGAAAAAGGCCCGATTACGGTCGAGGACTGCGCCACCGTGAGTCACCAGCTGTCGCACGTGCTGACTGTGGAAAACGTCAGCTACGAGCGCCTGGAAATCTCGTCGCCGGGGCTCGACCGCCCGGTGCGTACCCTGGCCGATTTCGCGCGTTTCGCCGGTTGCGAATGCACCGTGAAGCTGCGCGTGGCCATGCCTGGTACGGCCGACCGCAAGACCTACACCGGTATCTTGCAGGCCCCGGAAGGCGAGAATATCGCATTGGAATTTGAAAGCAAGGATGGTCCGGCGCTGTTGGAGTTTACGCTCGCCGACTTGGATAAGGCACGCTTGGTGCCGCAGGTGGATTTTAGGAGTCGCAAAGCATGA